The genomic segment GGGGTACCATTCCCTGCCGACCACAGACATATTCATTCCAGTTCTTGTTGGAATTTGTTGGAGCTGTCACAATCAGTAATGATGTATCTATCCTTCCTGGGAGACAAGTAAAACGTCTTCCATGACCCGTTCTCGGAAGACTTATTATTAGATTTGGTAAAGGCGGCATAAATGTCACCTGAACCGATCGAAAGGCCTTGCATGGCGCCAAGCATGTGTGCCCCAACTATCGCCTGGATAGCGTTTGGCATGAATTGACAAATGTGCGTCTTGTAGCCGGAAAAAATATGTTCAATGATTGCAGGGAGAGGGAAACGGAGATATTCAATGTGCTTGGAACCAAGTATTATTTCACTTGGTTTAACGACATCTTTGTGTCGCCAATTAAACAATTCGCTCTCCGTGAGTTTGCGAATCGAGGCATTCTCAAGTATTCCGCGAGCAAATGATCAAGAGTCGTATGGTAATTCCTCTTCGGATTAGGTTCTAAAGACGGTCTGCAAGCCATAATTGACAATTTTTTGGAGTAAAAAGTGTTTAAGCTTTACGAAGTTCTTGAGAGAGAAAGGACTGAGAGAAAGTCTAGTTGAAGAGTCGACtaagaagaagagaggaagaAGCGACCTTTTATTTTCCCATTTCAAATAACGAGGGAAGCTAAATCGCTAATAGTTGTGGGCGTTCCCCATTGATCCTCAATTCTCGGGAACATGGGATGTGATCGCTGAAATCGAACAGACCATGATTATAAGCAATAAATGTTTAAGGCGTGATTAGACCATGGGCATTTTTGGAATTATCATTCGCAATGATAGGCCCACATCTGCGTCCGCAGAACGACCGGATATGGGCCGAGGGGCAATTTTTGGAACCCAAAAAATGTCGCATTGAGCCTAATACCAAATTTGTCGTATGACATTGGGCCCGAAGCTTTGTAGCCGGCCTAATTAGTCATTTCTATTGAAAAAGCTTGATACGGTGTGTTCAAGTAGGTAGTTATTTAAACAAATATAAGGACCTTCCAACAAAAGTGGAAGGGAATTCTTACTTGTTTTTAATATAATCTTTAAAGAGGAGGAAAATTAGAGGTGAGAAAGTTGGTTATTCAACGACCAATCACATTTCTCCACCTAATCCATAACTCTCCTCTCAATTGCTATAAATAGCCAATGTTGGGAACAACAAATGCAACTCTGATTTTTCTACTATTACTCTGCTTAAATAAACACTCAACTGACTTAGGAATCAGAGAATTTTCTTGCAGGTAATCCCTGACGCTTTGATTCACTTCGAAGATTCAAGATTTCAATCGAAGAAGGGAGTTAAAGCCACCGGAAAAGAAAGATCAATTTCCAAATTACCCAAGCAAATTTTCAACATCAACAGAAACTTACAACCAAGTGAAACTTACCCTGTTGCAGCCAAAAATCCAAGAGGAATCATAGATTCCCAACCGTAGATTGTTACACTACATAAAAACAGAGCAGGTGCATTAGAGcactaatttaaaaaatattttaaaaagaaaaggcAAGAGTATGATATTTGTCGAATACAAAATATAATTAAGGACAGTAAAAAAGACAAGGTTGTGAATTTGAACCAACCAGATTGAATGGGCATCGACTGCAATGTGAGTGTTTTGGAAATAACCAGATACAATGACCAACATCCTGTAATAGAAATTCTCCAACCTAACATATTACAAACACTTTGCTTACATTCAATCATCCACCATGAGAGCGTAAAAGTAAAAGAGATTGAGACAGAGAACAAACACATACGAGAGCATGACCCCAGAAGCCAAAGAGAGCTTAAAAAAGTCCCATAGCCCAACAAAAGCTTGACTTGATAAACCAGTCCATGTTTCAGGGCAACCTCCATAAATAGTGTATCCAAACATTCCGAAGACCGAGAGCCACCAGGCAAAGTCAATAGTCAAAGCAGCGCCAACAAGACCAATCCTCAGCTTATACACAAAAACCCAACTTAAAATAACATGAAGTCCTATAACGCCGCCGGAAACCCAAGCAATCGGAGCCGTCTTGAGCTGGCTCTGCAATCTCTGCAACGAAAACTGAAATGGAAAGCTCAAGTGAAACGGAATAAGCCATTTAGCCACCACACCAGTCTTCTCCGCCACCGCCTCGGTCTGTCCGATGAGCTTCAAGATCGGAGTTGGAAATAAAAACATGGGCACTAGTAATACCGAGCTTATAAAGAGTACAATCCAAGAACGTTGCACGTAAATTCCCATCATATGGTACTTTTTCGCTCCATAAGCCTGCCCACAAAGAGTCTCGAGCGCGCTCGCCATGCCTAACTAGATAAAACCCAATTACCGTTCCCGTTCAGGTAATCGATCAGTTTcagaaagaaggaaaaaataaaatatgattttaagcCTAAAAGACGGGGCAACGAACGCGTAGTAATATACTGATGAGTGAAGATTACCAGGAATCCGAATGTGATGCCGACGATGACGGTGGTAACGATGGAGATGGCTGCGAGATCCACGTCACTGAAGTGGCCGGCGAAAGATTGGGTAACAATAGTGACGGAGAACATGGCAAGGCGGCTGAAGATGGAGGGCCCAGCTATTTGCCATATCTTCTTCGACTCCAGCCACGTTCGAGCAACCAGATACCCACTTCCTAGTTCTTCTTGCTGGTAGTTCAGCAAcgggtcttcttcttcttcttcttcttctatcatTCTCTAAACTCCCTGATGAGTGATGATCCACTTGCCTTGCCAACCAGTGAAGTGAGCTCCGGTTATTACAATTCTGAAATCGAAATTCTAAAATTAGTTGCTCTTGTTATGTATTAAGATCCATGGGATAACTCAAAAAAACCGGTGGTGATGTGAGTGAGCTGACCAGTGAAGTGAGCTCCGGTGATTACTAATGTTCGGCTGTTCTCATCTTTCCCATATAAGATTTTTAATACTATTGTATCGGACATTGTAATAGAATTTAGACTTTCACAGGTAACGCGGAAATTCTGGTCAGAATATGCCTGAGCCTGAGATTCACAACCGGAAGATTCGAATGGCAACACTAAGGTGAGACTCGAACTCGACACCACAACAACCCAACTACGTTACGGTCTCATCTTTCTTGGGCTGGGCTCTGACTTAAAGCTCGAATTTGACAACACATCATACAGGAAAGTTTACAGATATACCCCAAAATTGAGCTGTAAATATGAGTGAGCCTTTTTAGCACAGCACAAGCTTTTGACACGGCACAAAAAAGTACGAAAAAATGTAAGTTTGAGTAAGACCGACACTAATTAAAATTTGGACAAACTCGAAGGCACGATACAAAAGTACGAATAAACTAGCCCGAAAACACGATACAGTAAAAAAtctgatattttgacattaataataataataaatttttatttattaattatttataaattaaaataatgataaaagtctattgtttttctcaatatttataatttaataattatagtaatttattttaagatttattaGTTAAAAATTTTAGTATTTAGTAGTatatattcaaattctaataattatttcTGATATAATTTTGAGTAAAGTATTGTTGAAAAGTACATAAAAATATCTGAAACTATaaattaaacaaagaaatgtatttggatttATGGTGAGTTCATTAATTATTAAAAAGGAGGTGTGGAGTTCAATTTTCAATCCTTACATTTTATAgcaataataaaatgggcctaAAAGTGAGCCTGATTTGGGCCCTACACGGCACGACATGAGTCATGCTTGGCTTACTATTTCAAATAAGTGTCAGCCCGGCATGAATTTGAATACGGGCCCAACCCGAATTATTTAGATGCATGAAAATGTGGGGACCGTGCTCTCCCCAAAAGTTCAAACATATTTAAAATTTACTATAAATTCCAAAAATAAAGAGTAATTTAAACAAGTGCTTCTAAATTAACATATTTCTCAAACATAGAAACAATCTAGCATTTTCGAAAAGGAGTCGTAATGTTAAGCGATTATCCCAAAATGGCAACTAATCATAGGAATACTTTCccattcattttaaatatatGGAAATTTAAACcaacataaatttaaaaattcTCATCAAACTCTTCTATAAA from the Humulus lupulus chromosome X, drHumLupu1.1, whole genome shotgun sequence genome contains:
- the LOC133807013 gene encoding protein DETOXIFICATION 27-like isoform X4; its protein translation is MIEEEEEEEDPLLNYQQEELGSGYLVARTWLESKKIWQIAGPSIFSRLAMFSVTIVTQSFAGHFSDVDLAAISIVTTVIVGITFGFLLGMASALETLCGQAYGAKKYHMMGIYVQRSWIVLFISSVLLVPMFLFPTPILKLIGQTEAVAEKTGVVAKWLIPFHLSFPFQFSLQRLQSQLKTAPIAWVSGGVIGLHVILSWVFVYKLRIGLVGAALTIDFAWWLSVFGMFGYTIYGGCPETWTGLSSQAFVGLWDFFKLSLASGVMLSLENFYYRMLVIVSGYFQNTHIAVDAHSICVTIYGWESMIPLGFLAATGVSD
- the LOC133807013 gene encoding protein DETOXIFICATION 27-like isoform X3, yielding MIEEEEEEEDPLLNYQQEELGSGYLVARTWLESKKIWQIAGPSIFSRLAMFSVTIVTQSFAGHFSDVDLAAISIVTTVIVGITFGFLLGMASALETLCGQAYGAKKYHMMGIYVQRSWIVLFISSVLLVPMFLFPTPILKLIGQTEAVAEKTGVVAKWLIPFHLSFPFQFSLQRLQSQLKTAPIAWVSGGVIGLHVILSWVFVYKLRIGLVGAALTIDFAWWLSVFGMFGYTIYGGCPETWTGLSSQAFVGLWDFFKLSLASGVMLSLENFYYRMLVIVSGYFQNTHIAVDAHSICVTIYGWESMIPLGFLAATGQLEPHL
- the LOC133807013 gene encoding protein DETOXIFICATION 27-like isoform X2, with the translated sequence MIEEEEEEEDPLLNYQQEELGSGYLVARTWLESKKIWQIAGPSIFSRLAMFSVTIVTQSFAGHFSDVDLAAISIVTTVIVGITFGFLLGMASALETLCGQAYGAKKYHMMGIYVQRSWIVLFISSVLLVPMFLFPTPILKLIGQTEAVAEKTGVVAKWLIPFHLSFPFQFSLQRLQSQLKTAPIAWVSGGVIGLHVILSWVFVYKLRIGLVGAALTIDFAWWLSVFGMFGYTIYGGCPETWTGLSSQAFVGLWDFFKLSLASGVMLSLENFYYRMLVIVSGYFQNTHIAVDAHSICVTIYGWESMIPLGFLAATGLTSFVVWRL
- the LOC133807013 gene encoding protein DETOXIFICATION 27-like isoform X1 codes for the protein MIEEEEEEEDPLLNYQQEELGSGYLVARTWLESKKIWQIAGPSIFSRLAMFSVTIVTQSFAGHFSDVDLAAISIVTTVIVGITFGFLLGMASALETLCGQAYGAKKYHMMGIYVQRSWIVLFISSVLLVPMFLFPTPILKLIGQTEAVAEKTGVVAKWLIPFHLSFPFQFSLQRLQSQLKTAPIAWVSGGVIGLHVILSWVFVYKLRIGLVGAALTIDFAWWLSVFGMFGYTIYGGCPETWTGLSSQAFVGLWDFFKLSLASGVMLSLENFYYRMLVIVSGYFQNTHIAVDAHSICVTIYGWESMIPLGFLAATGHSANLNPTSSHLWCPPPKDIISIHKFS
- the LOC133807013 gene encoding protein DETOXIFICATION 27-like isoform X5, which gives rise to MIEEEEEEEDPLLNYQQEELGSGYLVARTWLESKKIWQIAGPSIFSRLAMFSVTIVTQSFAGHFSDVDLAAISIVTTVIVGITFGFLLGMASALETLCGQAYGAKKYHMMGIYVQRSWIVLFISSVLLVPMFLFPTPILKLIGQTEAVAEKTGVVAKWLIPFHLSFPFQFSLQRLQSQLKTAPIAWVSGGVIGLHVILSWVFVYKLRIGLVGAALTIDFAWWLSVFGMFGYTIYGGCPETWTGLSSQAFVGLWDFFKLSLASGVMLSLENFYYRMLVIVSGYFQNTHIAVDAHSICVTIYGWESMIPLGFLAATGWV